From Nicotiana tabacum cultivar K326 chromosome 20, ASM71507v2, whole genome shotgun sequence, one genomic window encodes:
- the LOC107791689 gene encoding uncharacterized protein LOC107791689: MDHQPLRDDFTFTSMASVAAEGHSSGIVVLWDENILLVEEIAITNQEVHCMVEVLYLTRKFLFSSIYASPTLAHRQILWQNLKCISDNYHGPWLVGGDFNEVTRASEKFGGRHLNNKHVDQFLNCLNYCNLVDLGFKGSRFTWSNNRSNSATILERLDMVVANYGWINLFPNTLVRHLPRSHSDHCPLLLTPPTAITNKPFHFESIWTSHPGFHHPFSHVWHDNNDSLLPAITNFQTEVHDWNKNTFGNIFEKKCILLARLSGLQKSPHYPTSNFLHHLEADLICEFNNLLKLEEYFWTLKSRIQWLNNGDANTRFFHLTTLQRRKRNRITTL; the protein is encoded by the coding sequence ATGGATCACCAACCTTTAcgtgatgattttacttttactaGTATGGCTTCCGTAGCGGCTGAAGGCCATTCAAGTGGCATTGTCGTCCTCTGggatgaaaatattcttcttgtAGAGGAGATAGCTATTACTAACCAAGAGGTTCACTGCATGGTGGAGGTATTATATCTAACTCGAAAGTTTTTATTCTCTTCAATTTACGCAAGTCCTACTTTAGCTCATAGACAAATTCTCTGGCAAAATCTTAAGTGCATATCGGACAACTATCATGGTCCTTGGTTGGTGGGAGGTGATTTTAATGAAGTTACACGTGCTTCCGAAAAATTTGGGGGACgtcatttaaacaataaacatgtTGATCAATTTTTAAATTGCCTCAATTATTGCAATTTAGTTGACCTTGGGTTCAAAGGTAGCCGTTTCACTTGGTCAAATAATAGAAGTAATTCTGCCACTATTTTAGAACGATTAGACATGGTAGTAGCTAATTATGGATGGATTAATTTATTTCCTAATACTCTTGTTCGCCATCTACCTCGTAGCCACTCTGATCATTGCCCATTACTTCTTACTCCGCCAACTGCAATTACGAATAAACCTTTCCATTTTGAATCTATTTGGACATCTCACCCAGGATTCCATCATCCGTTCTCGCATGTTTGGCATGATAATAATGATTCTCTTCTTCCAGCCATAACAAATTTCCAAACTGAGGTTCATGACTGGAATAAAAATACCTTTGGAAACATCTTTGAAAAAAAATGTATTTTACTTGCTAGGTTAAGTGGCCTCCAGAAGTCTCCACACTATCCTACCAGCAATTTTCTTCACCATCTAGAAGCTGACTTAATTTGcgaatttaataatttattaaaattagaAGAGTATTTCTGGACACTAAAGTCTCGTATCCAATGGTTAAACAATGGAGATGCAAATACCAGGTTCTTCCACCTTACCACTCTGCAACGTCGTAAGCGTAATCGTATCACAACATTGTGA